A portion of the Maniola hyperantus chromosome 24, iAphHyp1.2, whole genome shotgun sequence genome contains these proteins:
- the LOC117993391 gene encoding facilitated trehalose transporter Tret1-like isoform X2: MFIRITGVQRQVLISSWLYLGQILNGYSGGWSGPGLPKLRDLEQSPLPYLLTEAQLSLVATLIYLGAAAGPFIITWLANTKGRKPCLIASGVISVLSYIIMGTTVNLAMLYVSRFLTGVSIGGIIVTNLVYIGEIASPKIRGILLTAMGIFMTLGYMLVFAVAPYVSYNGTVYVGVAISIVYTFGLFFIPETPVFYALQGRDDDLKKLLQDLGRSEEVDKMLKMKNDLNETDTKKEWMELFSLKSNRKALLIVVIINILQHCSGVMAVLFFCASIFEMAGSSVESHIAMMIVICFQILGSIITPFFIESTGRRRILLLSTAICSLSMFTLGLYFYLDHIGSPVVNNIKWLPLVILIVFYIGYDSGFGNIPTAIIGEMFTTNVRSKGSTITLMSTFLGGFMVTTTFGAVLESVGGHAAFWFFSFTSACAFLFTVFFIPETKGKTLMQIQEDLS, translated from the exons atgtttatacgtATTACTGGAGTACAACGACAAGTGCTTATTTCTTCATggt TATATCTAGGACAAATTTTAAATGGATATTCAGGCGGTTGGTCGGGGCCAGGTCTGCCAAAACTACGTGACCTGGAACAGTCCCCGCTCCCGTATTTATTGACGGAGGCACAGCTGTCCCTAGTTGCTACCTTAATTTACCTGGGAGCAGCAGCCG GTCCATTTATAATAACATGGTTAGCAAACACCAAAGGTCGAAAGCCTTGTCTGATAGCCAGTGGGGTCATATCGGTGTTATCCTACATCATCATGGGAACAACAGTCAATCTGGCCATGTTGTATGTTAGTAGATTTCTGACCGGCGTCTCTATTGGTGGAATAATTGTTACAAACTTGGTATATATCGGGGAAATTGC ATCTCCAAAAATCAGAGGAATTCTGTTAACAGCTATGGGTATTTTTATGACACTGGGTTATATGTTAGTATTCGCCGTAGCACCATACGTTTCATACAACGGCACAGTCTACGTTGGTGTTGCCATTAGTATAGTGTATACATTTGGCTTGTTTTTCATCCCGGAGACGCCAGTTTTTTACGCATTGCAAG GTAGagatgatgatttaaaaaagCTACTACAAGATTTAGGCAGATCGGAAGAAGTAGATAAGATGCTAAAAATGAAAAACGATCTTAACGAGACTGATACTAAGAAAGAATGGATGGAATTGTTTTCACTTAAAAGCAACAGAAAAGCTTTGTTGATAGTCGTTATCATAAACATTTTACAACACTGCAGCGGAGTTATGGCTGTATTATTTTTCTGTGCATCCATTTTTGAAATGGCTGGATCTTCAGTAGAATCTCATATAGCAATGATGATAGTTATATGCTTTCAAatattaggtagtataataacaCCGTTTTTTATTGAAAGCACTGGAAGAAGACGAATTTTATTACTGTCAACCGCTATATGCTCTTTAAGTATG ttcACACTTGGTTTATACTTTTACTTAGACCACATAGGGAGTCcagttgtaaataatataaagtggTTGCCTTTGGTGATCCTCATCGTATTCTATATTGGTTACGACTCAG GTTTTGGCAATATTCCAACTGCCATAATAGGAGAGATGTTCACAACTAATGTCAGGAGCAAGGGTTCTACCATAACTCTTATGTCAACGTTTTTAGGTGGATTCATGGTGACCACAACTTTTGGTGCAGTGTTGGAGAGTGTCGGCGGACACGCAGCGTTCTGGTTCTTCTCCTTTACCTCTGCTTGTGCATTTTTATTTACCGTGTTCTTCATTCCGGAGACGAAAGGAAAAACTTTAATGCAGATTCAGGAGGATTTATCGTAA
- the LOC117993391 gene encoding facilitated trehalose transporter Tret1-like isoform X4 produces the protein MFIRITGVQRQVLISSWCPFIITWLANTKGRKPCLIASGVISVLSYIIMGTTVNLAMLYVSRFLTGVSIGGIIVTNLVYIGEIASPKIRGILLTAMGIFMTLGYMLVFAVAPYVSYNGTVYVGVAISIVYTFGLFFIPETPVFYALQGRDDDLKKLLQDLGRSEEVDKMLKMKNDLNETDTKKEWMELFSLKSNRKALLIVVIINILQHCSGVMAVLFFCASIFEMAGSSVESHIAMMIVICFQILGSIITPFFIESTGRRRILLLSTAICSLSMFTLGLYFYLDHIGSPVVNNIKWLPLVILIVFYIGYDSGFGNIPTAIIGEMFTTNVRSKGSTITLMSTFLGGFMVTTTFGAVLESVGGHAAFWFFSFTSACAFLFTVFFIPETKGKTLMQIQEDLS, from the exons atgtttatacgtATTACTGGAGTACAACGACAAGTGCTTATTTCTTCATggt GTCCATTTATAATAACATGGTTAGCAAACACCAAAGGTCGAAAGCCTTGTCTGATAGCCAGTGGGGTCATATCGGTGTTATCCTACATCATCATGGGAACAACAGTCAATCTGGCCATGTTGTATGTTAGTAGATTTCTGACCGGCGTCTCTATTGGTGGAATAATTGTTACAAACTTGGTATATATCGGGGAAATTGC ATCTCCAAAAATCAGAGGAATTCTGTTAACAGCTATGGGTATTTTTATGACACTGGGTTATATGTTAGTATTCGCCGTAGCACCATACGTTTCATACAACGGCACAGTCTACGTTGGTGTTGCCATTAGTATAGTGTATACATTTGGCTTGTTTTTCATCCCGGAGACGCCAGTTTTTTACGCATTGCAAG GTAGagatgatgatttaaaaaagCTACTACAAGATTTAGGCAGATCGGAAGAAGTAGATAAGATGCTAAAAATGAAAAACGATCTTAACGAGACTGATACTAAGAAAGAATGGATGGAATTGTTTTCACTTAAAAGCAACAGAAAAGCTTTGTTGATAGTCGTTATCATAAACATTTTACAACACTGCAGCGGAGTTATGGCTGTATTATTTTTCTGTGCATCCATTTTTGAAATGGCTGGATCTTCAGTAGAATCTCATATAGCAATGATGATAGTTATATGCTTTCAAatattaggtagtataataacaCCGTTTTTTATTGAAAGCACTGGAAGAAGACGAATTTTATTACTGTCAACCGCTATATGCTCTTTAAGTATG ttcACACTTGGTTTATACTTTTACTTAGACCACATAGGGAGTCcagttgtaaataatataaagtggTTGCCTTTGGTGATCCTCATCGTATTCTATATTGGTTACGACTCAG GTTTTGGCAATATTCCAACTGCCATAATAGGAGAGATGTTCACAACTAATGTCAGGAGCAAGGGTTCTACCATAACTCTTATGTCAACGTTTTTAGGTGGATTCATGGTGACCACAACTTTTGGTGCAGTGTTGGAGAGTGTCGGCGGACACGCAGCGTTCTGGTTCTTCTCCTTTACCTCTGCTTGTGCATTTTTATTTACCGTGTTCTTCATTCCGGAGACGAAAGGAAAAACTTTAATGCAGATTCAGGAGGATTTATCGTAA
- the LOC117993733 gene encoding facilitated trehalose transporter Tret1-like has translation MFMQITGVKKQVLVSLCLYLGQIAVGYHTAWTGTVTPKLQDPEQSPIPYNLTDTQLSLIGTIAYIGAIPGPYLSGWLSNTVGRKPCLLGAAMLSGIGSCILSLATNLAMVYCSRVILGFAEGILTVMTIVYIGEIASTNIRGILLIVIGISQTMGTILMFLIGSFLSYSGTTFCGFGMFICVAIGAIFIPESPIFYILKGDDDKVKEYLQDLGRSEDIDKLISVKKEYVQTSSMKDWSELFTITSNRKAFFIVLILNISTNTSGFIVVLYFCASIFEMAASSVSTNLSMIIILSFQLIGSTLSSVFVERAGRRIMLLISTFLCSLSMFLLGLYFYFNSVDTSLIEKFKWFPLVILVVYFISFDFGLGVVPNVIVGEMFTSNVRSKGSTLTMTLGWLCAFLVSTGCGILLEIVGGHVIFWFFTCVCTCAFLFTFFFLIETKGKSLLEIQEFLNK, from the exons ATGTTTATGCAGATTACTGGCGTGAAAAAACAGGTGTTGGTGTCATTGTGCC TGTACTTGGGACAAATAGCTGTTGGATACCATACGGCCTGGACTGGAACTGTTACTCCGAAGTTACAGGATCCAGAGCAATCGCCGATTCCGTATAACCTGACCGATACCCAATTGTCACtgattggcaccattgcttatATAGGGGCTATaccag GTCCTTACCTTTCTGGGTGGTTATCAAATACCGTTGGAAGGAAACCATGTCTCCTGGGCGCTGCTATGCTCTCAGGGATAGGATCGTGTATACTGTCCCTAGCTACGAACTTGGCTATGGTGTACTGCAGCAGGGTAATTCTGGGTTTCGCTGAAGGCATACTTACTGTGATGACGATTGTGTATATTGGTGAAATTGC ATCAACAAATATCAGAGGCATTCTTCTAATAGTGATTGGTATAAGTCAGACAATGGGCACTATATTGATGTTTTTAATTGGTTCATTTCTGTCGTACTCTGGGACGACTTTCTGTGGTTTCGGCATGTTTATATGTGTTGCAATAGGAGCCATATTTATACCTGAGTCAccgatattttatattttaaaag gtgatgatgataaagttAAGGAATATTTACAAGATTTGGGCAGATCAGAAGACATAGATAAATTAATATCAGTCAAAAAGGAGTATGTGCAAACCAGTAGCATGAAAGACTGGTCCGAGCTATTTACAATAACAAGTAACAGAAAG GCGTTTTTcattgtacttattttaaacATCTCGACAAATACCAGCGGATTTATAGTGGTTCTGTATTTCTGCGCGTCTATATTTGAAATGGCTGCCTCGTCAGTGAGCACTAATCTCTCTATGATCATTATTTTGTCATTTCAATTGATTGGAAGTACTCTGTCATCGGTGTTTGTCGAGAGGGCAGGAAGGAGAATCATGTTATTAATATCTACATTTTTATGCTCGTTGAGTATG TTTCTGCTGGGGTTATACTTTTACTTTAACTCTGTGGACACTTCGTtaatagaaaaatttaaatggTTTCCTTTAGTGATATTGGTTGTATATTTCATCTCTTTTGATTTTG GTTTAGGCGTAGTCCCAAATGTTATCGTAGGTGAAATGTTCACGTCTAACGTCAGAAGCAAAGGATCAACTTTAACCATGACCCTGGGCTGGTTGTGTGCATTCCTCGTTAGCACAGGGTGTGGAATCCTGTTGGAAATTGTTGGCGGCCATGttattttttggtttttcaCGTGTGTGTGTACATGTGCGTTTCTATTCACCTTCTTTTTTCTTATAGAGACCAAAGGGAAGAGTTTGTTGGAAATACAAGAATTTCTCAACAAATAA
- the LOC117993391 gene encoding facilitated trehalose transporter Tret1-like isoform X1: protein MIIIILVVIFRLLFLIPVYLGQILNGYSGGWSGPCLPKLRDLEQSPLPYLLTEAQLSLVATLIYLGAIAGPFILTWLANTKGRKPCLIASGLISVLSYIIMGTTVNLAMLYVSRFLAGVSVGGITVTNLVYIGEIASPKIRGILLTAIGIFITLGFMLLFAVAPYVSYHGTVYVGVAISIVYIFGLFFIPETPVFYALQGRDDDLKKLLQDLGRLEEVDKMLKMKHDLNETDTKKEWMELFSLKSNRKALLIVFTINILQHCSGVLAVLFFSASIFEMAGSSIESHIAMIIIISFQILGSIITPFFIESTGRRKILLLSTAICSLSMFTLGLYFYLDHIESPVVNNIKWLPLVILIVFYIGYDAGFGNIPTAIIGEMFTTNVRSKGSTITLMSSFLCGFMVTTTFGAVLESVGGHAAFWFFSFTSACAFLFTVFFIPETKGKTLMQIQEDLS from the exons atgattataattattttagtagTAATATTTAGGTTATTATTTTTGATTCCAGTATATCTAGGACAAATTTTAAATGGATATTCAGGCGGTTGGTCGGGGCCATGTCTGCCAAAACTACGTGACCTGGAACAGTCGCCGCTCCCGTATTTATTGACGGAGGCACAGCTGTCCCTAGTTGCTACCTTAATTTACCTGGGAGCAATAGCTG GTCCATTTATATTAACATGGTTAGCAAACACCAAAGGTCGAAAGCCTTGTCTGATAGCCAGTGGGCTCATATCGGTGTTATCCTACATCATCATGGGAACCACAGTTAACCTGGCCATGTTGTATGTCAGTAGATTTCTGGCCGGCGTCTCTGTTGGTGGAATAACTGTTACAAACTTGGTATATATTGGGGAAATTGC ATCTCCAAAAATCAGAGGGATTCTTTTAACagctattggtatttttatCACACTGGGTTTTATGTTATTATTTGCCGTAGCACCATACGTTTCATACCACGGAACGGTCTACGTTGGTGTTGCCATTAGTATAGTGTATATATTTGGCTTGTTTTTCATCCCGGAGACGCCAGTCTTCTATGCATTGCAAG GTAGagatgatgatttaaaaaagCTACTACAAGATTTAGGCAGATTGGAAGAAGTAGATAAAATGCTAAAAATGAAACATGATCTTAACGAGACTGATACTAAGAAAGAATGGATGGAATTGTTTTCACTTAAAAGCAACAGAAAAGCTTTGCTTATAGTCTTTACcataaatattttacaacaCTGCAGCGGGGTTTTGGCTGTGCTGTTCTTCTCTGCGTCCATTTTCGAAATGGCTGGATCTTCAATAGAATCTCATATagcaatgattattattatatcctttcaaatattaggtagtataataacgCCGTTTTTTATTGAAAGCACTGGAAGAAGAAAAATTTTATTACTATCAACCGCTATATGCTCTTTAAGTATG TTCACACTTGGTTTATACTTTTACTTAGACCACATAGAGAGTCcagttgtaaataatataaagtggTTGCCATTGGTGATCCTTATCGTATTCTACATTGGTTACGACGCAG GTTTTGGCAATATTCCAACTGCCATAATAGGGGAGATGTTCACAACTAATGTCAGGAGCAAGGGTTCAACCATAACTCTGATGTCATCATTTTTATGTGGATTCATGGTGACCACAACATTTGGTGCAGTGTTAGAGAGTGTCGGCGGACACGCAGCATTCTGGTTCTTCTCCTTTACCTCTGCTTGTGCATTTTTATTTACCGTGTTCTTCATTCCGGAGACGAAAGGAAAAACTTTAATGCAGATTCAGGAGGATTTATCGTAA
- the LOC117993391 gene encoding facilitated trehalose transporter Tret1-like isoform X3, with the protein MFIRITGVQRQVLISSWLYLGQILNGYSGGWSGPGLPKLRDLEQSPLPYLLTEAQLSLVATLIYLGAAAGPFIITWLANTKGRKPCLIASGVISVLSYIIMGTTVNLAMLYVSRFLTGVSIGGIIVTNLVYIGEIASPKIRGILLTAMGIFMTLGYMLVFAVAPYVSYNGTVYVGVAISIVYTFGLFFIPETPVFYALQGRDDDLKKLLQDLGRSEEVDKMLKMKNDLNETDTKKEWMELFSLKSNRKALLIVVIINILQHCSGVMAVLFFCASIFEMAGSSVESHIAMMIVICFQILGSIITPFFIESTGRRRILLLSTAICSLSMFTLGLYFYLDHIGSPVVNNIKWLPLVILIVFYIGYDSGGFMVTTTFGAVLESVGGHAAFWFFSFTSACAFLFTVFFIPETKGKTLMQIQEDLS; encoded by the exons atgtttatacgtATTACTGGAGTACAACGACAAGTGCTTATTTCTTCATggt TATATCTAGGACAAATTTTAAATGGATATTCAGGCGGTTGGTCGGGGCCAGGTCTGCCAAAACTACGTGACCTGGAACAGTCCCCGCTCCCGTATTTATTGACGGAGGCACAGCTGTCCCTAGTTGCTACCTTAATTTACCTGGGAGCAGCAGCCG GTCCATTTATAATAACATGGTTAGCAAACACCAAAGGTCGAAAGCCTTGTCTGATAGCCAGTGGGGTCATATCGGTGTTATCCTACATCATCATGGGAACAACAGTCAATCTGGCCATGTTGTATGTTAGTAGATTTCTGACCGGCGTCTCTATTGGTGGAATAATTGTTACAAACTTGGTATATATCGGGGAAATTGC ATCTCCAAAAATCAGAGGAATTCTGTTAACAGCTATGGGTATTTTTATGACACTGGGTTATATGTTAGTATTCGCCGTAGCACCATACGTTTCATACAACGGCACAGTCTACGTTGGTGTTGCCATTAGTATAGTGTATACATTTGGCTTGTTTTTCATCCCGGAGACGCCAGTTTTTTACGCATTGCAAG GTAGagatgatgatttaaaaaagCTACTACAAGATTTAGGCAGATCGGAAGAAGTAGATAAGATGCTAAAAATGAAAAACGATCTTAACGAGACTGATACTAAGAAAGAATGGATGGAATTGTTTTCACTTAAAAGCAACAGAAAAGCTTTGTTGATAGTCGTTATCATAAACATTTTACAACACTGCAGCGGAGTTATGGCTGTATTATTTTTCTGTGCATCCATTTTTGAAATGGCTGGATCTTCAGTAGAATCTCATATAGCAATGATGATAGTTATATGCTTTCAAatattaggtagtataataacaCCGTTTTTTATTGAAAGCACTGGAAGAAGACGAATTTTATTACTGTCAACCGCTATATGCTCTTTAAGTATG ttcACACTTGGTTTATACTTTTACTTAGACCACATAGGGAGTCcagttgtaaataatataaagtggTTGCCTTTGGTGATCCTCATCGTATTCTATATTGGTTACGACTCAG GTGGATTCATGGTGACCACAACTTTTGGTGCAGTGTTGGAGAGTGTCGGCGGACACGCAGCGTTCTGGTTCTTCTCCTTTACCTCTGCTTGTGCATTTTTATTTACCGTGTTCTTCATTCCGGAGACGAAAGGAAAAACTTTAATGCAGATTCAGGAGGATTTATCGTAA
- the LOC117993392 gene encoding facilitated trehalose transporter Tret1-like: MFAKISGVRRQVIISSCLYLGQLINGYSLSWTGPVIPKLRDLKQSPLPYLLTETQLSLVATFIYLGSILGPYIVLWLSNIRGRKPCLISGGIIMVIAYVILAISRNVAMLYIGRFMVGVGGGAINVMNLVYIGEISSASIRGILLTTIGVFMTVGSIVLYATGPYISYHGTTYIALAISVIFLFCLFFIPESPIFFALQDRDEELRKVLQDLGRFEDIDETLKTKKELNSSKSSTIREWIELFTVRSNRKALFIVVIINILQHCSGILPVVFFSAAIFDMAGSSIESGLAMIIVVCFQLSGSIVTPFFIESVGRKKILIMSCALCSLSMFTLGLYFYLDHIGNPVISYIKWLPLVVLILFYIGYDSGLGIIPNAIIGEMFTTNVRSKGSTITMTTSWLFGFFVTTAFGALLATVGGHVAFWFFACTCACAVLFTIFFIPETKGKSLTEIQEAL, encoded by the exons atgttcgcAAAAATTTCTGGAGTTAGACGGCAAGTGATCATTTCTTCATGTT TATATCTAGGTCAACTAATAAATGGCTACTCTCTCAGTTGGACGGGGCCTGTGATACCAAAACTACGCGACCTTAAACAGTCGCCGCTCCCGTACTTACTGACTGAAACACAACTGTCCCTAGTCGCTACTTTTATCTACCTAGGATCAATACTAG GTCCGTATATCGTGCTATGGTTATCAAACATAAGAGGTCGAAAGCCATGTTTGATATCAGGTGGCATCATAATGGTGATCGCTTACGTAATTTTGGCAATAAGTAGAAACGTGGCAATGCTGTATATTGGGAGGTTCATGGTTGGAGTCGGCGGTGGTGCAATTAATGTTATGAACTTGGTGTATATTGGTGAAATTTC TTCTGCAAGTATAAGAGGAATTCTTTTAACAACCATTGGAGTATTTATGACAGTGGGTTCTATAGTGTTATATGCTACTGGACCTTATATTTCATACCATGGGACCACTTACATTGCCCTGGCTATATCtgtaattttcttattttgcttgTTCTTCATACCGGAGTCGCCAATTTTTTTCGCGTTACAAG ATAGAGATGAAGAATTAAGAAAAGTGTTACAAGATTTAGGCAGATTCGAAGATATCGATGAAACGCTGAAAACAAAAAAGGAACTAAACAGTTCTAAGTCTAGTACTATAAGGGAATGGATAGAGTTATTTACCGTTCGAAGTAACAGAAAAGCATTGTTTATAGTTGTTATTATAAACATATTGCAACACTGCAGCGGCATTTTACCAGTAGTTTTCTTTTCTGCAGCTATATTCGATATGGCTGGATCGTCGATAGAATCTGGTTTAGCTATGATAATAGTTGTATGTTTCCAACTGTCAGGAAGTATTGTAACACCATTCTTTATTGAAAGTGTTGGAAGGAAAAAAATTTTGATAATGTCATGTGCATTATGTTCTTTGAGTATG ttcaCACTTGGTTTATACTTTTATTTAGACCACATAGGAAACCCGGTTATAAGTTATATAAAGTGGTTACCATTGGTGGTTCTGATTTTGTTCTACATTGGTTACGATTCTG GTCTTGGCATAATTCCAAATGCAATAATAGGGGAGATGTTCACAACCAACGTCAGAAGCAAGGGTTCCACTATAACCATGACGACATCGTGGCTATTTGGGTTCTTTGTGACCACAGCTTTTGGGGCATTGTTGGCGACCGTCGGCGGGCATGTGGCGTTCTGGTTCTTCGCATGTACGTGCGCTTGCGCAGTTCTGTTTACCATTTTCTTCATACCGGAGACGAAAGGAAAATCTTTGACTGAGATTCAAGAGGCTTTGTGA